AGGTCTCTTTTTTCTAATCGCCGCGACCGCTGGAATAACCCCTTTATTTCCGATGGCATTATCCTCCATAAAATCCAGTTGCTCATTCCCCATACCGCCGAGAACCTCAATCTCAAATTCAACGGCCAAAATTTGACCGGTATTTTGGAAACAGCCTGGGCGTTGGATAACTTTAACGTCGATGCTCTCTCCTTAGAGGAAGTTCCGCCGTTAACCCCCGCCCAATTACGCGATTGCTGGCAAGTTCTGGGGGAAGCTCCCCCCGAAAAAGCCGCAACCGCTGCCTGGCAACTGGTGGCCCAGCCTGATCAGGCGGTATCCCTGGCACGCGAGAAAATCCCAGAATTTATCACCGTTGACCCCCAAACCGCCCGTCAGCGGGAAATGGCTAAACAGTTGATCACTCAGTTGGACTCGGACTCTTTTGCCGATCGCCAAGAAGCCTGGCATCGCCTGCAAGAATTAGGCCCGGCGCTCTCCAGCGTGGTTCAGCAGGCTTGGCAGCGGGCTGAATCCGCCGAAGCCAAGGAAAAACTGCGGTTATTGCTGCAGACCTGGGCCAGCCAGTCCGGGCCGCAATTTTCGCGGCAAGATTATCTGCGCTTGCGACTCGCGCGGATTTTGGAATTGATCAATTCTTCGGAAAGCCTCGAGTTGGCGGGAAAACTGCGGGAATAAGGCTAGCTTCCCGGAGAGCCGCTTTTTCTTTTTTTGCTGGTTTCGGGTAATCGCCGCATCCCGCAACCGACGATTCCGGGTCTAATTCATCTCCCCTTAGGCCACTATGCGCCGACCCGCCAAAAAGGCTAAAATGCCGCCATTGTGCCGCATTGTGAATGCCGTCGCGCGCCGCGCGGCCCGCGGTAACTGACTTTTGACTGGCCCAACCGACTGGCGGATAAGGATCATTTGCTTTGTTACGAACACATACTTGCGGGGAATTGCAAAAAGCTCAAGTCGCCCAAACCGCCACTCTTTGCGGCTGGGTGGATAGCTACCGCGCGCACAGTAGCAATCTGCTGTTTATCGATTTGCGCGACCGGTATGGTGTGACGCAGGTGGTGGTGGATCCCGACAGCGGCGGCCCGCTGATGGAACTGGCCAAAACCATCCGCGTCGAGGACGTTATTCGCGTCACGGGGGTGGTGGCTTCGCGGCTAGAGGGAAAAATCAATCCCAAACTGGCCACCGGCGAAATTGAGCTGCGCTGCCGCGAACTAGAAATATTAAATAAATGCGCGAATTTGCCCTTTCAGCCGGGAGGAACGGAAGTTCCCGGTGAGGACTTGCGGCTGAAATATCGTTATTTGGACTTGCGCCGGCCGGAAATGCAACGGACGTTGCTCCTGCGGCATCGCATCGTCAAAACAATGCGGGACTATTTTGACGAGCAAAATTTTATCGAGGTCGAAACCCCCGTCCTGGGACGAAGCACGCCGGAGGGGGCGCGGGATTATTTAGTCCCCAGCCGGGTTAATCCCGGGCATTTTTATGCCTTGCCGCAATCGCCCCAGTTATATAAGCAAATTCTGATGATGGCCGGTTATGACCGGTATGTGCAGGTCGCCCGGTGTTTTCGGGATGAGGACCTGCGGGCCGACCGCCAGCCGGAATTTACCCAATTGGACGTGGAGATGTCCTTTATCACGCAGGAGGATGTGATCGGGGTGATCGATGGCCTGGTGCAACGCATCGCCCGCGATGTGTTAAATTTAGAGGTTTCGCTGCCGCTGCCGCGCATGACCTATGACGAGGCGATGGAGCGTTTTGGCCATGATGCGCCCGACCTGCGCTACGGACTGGAGTTGGTGGATCTAACGGATTTGGCCAAAAACTGCGACTTTCGGGTGTTTCAGGCCGCCGCGCAAGGGGGGAACCGCGTCCGGGGGATCAACGCCGCCGGAGCCGCTGACAAATACTCCCGCAAGGATATTGATGAATTGACGGATTGGGTCTGTAAAAATTCCGGTGCCAAGGGGTTGGCCTGGTTCAAGGTGGAAGCCGACGGCAAGCTTGCGTCCCCTATTGCCAAAAATTTTCAGCCCGAACAACTGGCCGCTATCGCCACGCGCATGCAGGCCCGTCCCGGCGACTTTTTG
Above is a window of Pirellulales bacterium DNA encoding:
- the aspS gene encoding aspartate--tRNA ligase; this translates as MLRTHTCGELQKAQVAQTATLCGWVDSYRAHSSNLLFIDLRDRYGVTQVVVDPDSGGPLMELAKTIRVEDVIRVTGVVASRLEGKINPKLATGEIELRCRELEILNKCANLPFQPGGTEVPGEDLRLKYRYLDLRRPEMQRTLLLRHRIVKTMRDYFDEQNFIEVETPVLGRSTPEGARDYLVPSRVNPGHFYALPQSPQLYKQILMMAGYDRYVQVARCFRDEDLRADRQPEFTQLDVEMSFITQEDVIGVIDGLVQRIARDVLNLEVSLPLPRMTYDEAMERFGHDAPDLRYGLELVDLTDLAKNCDFRVFQAAAQGGNRVRGINAAGAADKYSRKDIDELTDWVCKNSGAKGLAWFKVEADGKLASPIAKNFQPEQLAAIATRMQARPGDFLLFLADTFEITCKGLHQLRKKFGVDLRLYDPATMNFSWVVEFPMFAWDEEEKTWAAMHHPFTAPRPQDLDLLRTDPGRCRAVAYDLVINGSEAGGGTIRIHDQTVQQQVFELLGIDAEKQRDRFGFLLDALQFGAPPHGGIALGIDRWIMLFGGLDNIRDCIAFPKTQKATDLMTEAPGTVDPRQLRDLGIELKKRPD